Below is a genomic region from Microbacterium esteraromaticum.
CCTCGATCAGGCGCAGTCGGCTCCAGAGCGCATCGGTCGGCTCGTCTCGCGTGTGCTCCATCCGACCACTGTAACGCGGGCCGGCGACGTGACCGCGGCGACGCTCAGGGCCTGTGGAAAGGATCGGCGTACAGCTGCTCGGGCACCCGGAAGGCGTAGATCGCGAGGCCAGTGGCCCAGATCGTCGCAGCGCCTGCGCGCAGCAGATCGATCTGCGATGAGCCCTCGGCGAGGATCTGCACGTCGGCGCCGTCGATGCGGACCGCGGCATCGTTCACCGTGAAGACGCCGTCCTTCTCGACGGTCTGCGGGTACGGCTCGTGCAGGTCGCGCAGGTCGGCGAGGATGTAGTCAGGACGCGAGCCCTGAGGCGCTGCGAGCACGTGCTTCGGGCGGTCGATGCCGGTGAGCACCAGCGCCGAATCGATCCCGGCGCGCACTGCGCCCATGATGTCGGTGTCGAGCCTGTCGCCGAGGAAGAGCGGCCGCTGGGCGCCGAAGCGCGCGATGGCCTCTTCGAAGATGGGCGTCTCGGGCTTGCCCGCGACGGTCGACAGCCGGCCGATCGCGGTGTGCACGGCGGAGACGAGGGTGCCGTTGCCGGGCGCCACGCCGCGCTCGCGCGGAATGGTCCAGTCGGTGTTGGTCGAGATCCACGGGATCCCGCCCTCGTCCTCGGGCACCTTCAGGGCGAAGGCGGCCTCGGCGAGGTCGGTCCATGCGACCTCGGGGCTGAAGCCCTGCACGACGGCGGCCGGTGAATCCTCTGCGCTGCGGGTGACCGTGTAGCCGGCCTTCTGGGCCTCGACCACGAGACCCTCTCCCCCGACGATGAGGACCGTGGCGGGAGCGGGAACCATCGTCGCCAGCAGGCGCATCGCCGCCTGGGGGCTGGTCACGACCTCGTCCGGGGCGACGGTCAGGCCGAGGCCTGTGAGGTGTTCGGCAACCGATGCGTCGGTGCGCGCCGCGTTGTTGGTGATGTACCCGAGGCGCAGCGACTGCGCTGCTCGGTTGAGACTGTCGACCGCGTGCGGCAGCGCGTGCGGTCCGGCGTAGACCACGCCGTCCAGATCGGCGAGGATCGCGTCGCGTCCGGTCAGCGGTGTGGATGCCTGCTTCGATCGGCGGAACAGTCCCATCAGCGATCGGACTCCGGTGCGTCGTCGTCGGAAGACTCGACATGCTCGGCCGAGTCGGACTCGGGCTCGGCTGAGTCGGACTCGGGCTCGGCTGAGTCGGACTCGGGCTCGCCGGCGGCGTTCTCAGACTCGGACATCTCAGCTCCGGATGCCTCAGACCCGGCCTCAGCCTCAGCTCCGGACTCGGCATCGGCCTCGGGCTCAGGCTCGGCCTCATCCGAGTCGATGTCGTCGAAACCCTCGATGAGGCCGTCTTCGACGATGATCTCGTCGAACTCGCCGTCGTGACCGAGGGCAGACGCGGCCACCTCGGCGCGCTGCGTCCAGAACGTCGCCTCCTCGGTGCGGCCCAGATCTTCGAGCACAGCCGCGCGGGCGGAGAAGAGCGCGGGGCTCCATTCGAACGCACGGTCTGGGTCGAGCTCGGGGATCTCCAGTTCGCCGAGCGCCAGCTCCGTCTCGCCGCGATCGAGGCGAGCACCCGACATGGCGATCGCGAGTGCTGCGCGCACGGCAGGCGTGAGCGACGCTCGATCGACCGCGCGACCCTCCTCGAGCGCACGGTCGGGTCGGCCGACTCCGCGCTCGCTGTCGACGATGAGGGCGATCTGATCATCGTTGCCGGAGATGCGGCGGTAGGTGCGCAGCTCACGCAGTGCGAGGGCGAAGTCGCCGACACCGTATGCCGTGATCGCGAGCGTCTCGCGCACGACGGCGACACGGCCGGCACGACGCGACGCTGCCAGAGCATGCTCGTGTGCACGTGCCGGATCATCGTCGATCAGCTGCGCCACCATCGCGAGGTGCCGCGCGACCTGCTCGGCGTTCTCCTTGCTGAGGGTCTTCAGCTCGTTGCGCGCGGCCGGGTGCAGGTCTCGCGCGGTGATCTCCTCGGGCAGCGGCGGCTCCGGGATGCGCTCGCGAACGGGCGCGTACTCGTTGTGCGGGCGGTCCACGCCGCCGCGCGGACGATCACGGTACGAGGGACGATCAGACTGTTCGCGATCCTGGCGCGGGCGGTCGCCAAAGGGACGGCGCTCACCCTGGCTCCGGTCACCATACGGACGACGCTCACCGGACTGGTTGCGGTCACCGTACGGGCGACGCTCACCCTGGTTGCGGTCGCCATAGGGACGGCGGTCACCAGACTGGTTGCGGTCGCCATACGGGCGGCGCTCACCGGACTGGTTTCGGTCACCGTACGGGCGGCGCTCACCCTGGTTCCGGTCGCTGTACGGGCGACGCTCACCCTGGTTCCGGTCGCCATACGGGCGGCGCTCGCCAGACTGGTTCCGGTCACCGTACGGGCGGCGCTCACCCTGGTTCCGGTCGCTGTACGGGCGACGCTCACCCTGGTTCCGGTCGCCATACGGGCGGCGCTCGCCAGACTGGTTCCGGTCACCGTAGGGACGGCGCTCACCCTGGTTCCGGTCACCGTACGGGCGACGCTCACCCTGGTTCCGGTCGCCATACGGGCGACGCTCACCCTGGTTCCGGTCGCCATACGGGCGACGCTCACCCTGGTTCCGGTCACCGTACGGGCGACGCTCACCCTGGTTCCGGTCACCATGCGGACGACGCTCACCCTGGTTCCGGTCACCATGCGGACGACGCTCACCCTGGTTCCGGTCACCATACGGGCGACGCTCACCCTGGTTCCGGTCACCATACGGGCGACGCTCACCAGACTGATTGCGGTCACCATACGGACGACGCTCACCCGACTGGTTACGGTCGCCGTAGGGACGACGCTCACCAGACTGATCACGGTCGCCATAGGGACGACGCTCGCCGTCGCGGCGAGGGCCGCGCGAAGAGGAGTCGCTGTACCGCTGCTTGCGGTCGGAGCCTGAACGTCCGTTCTGCGCGCCATCGCCGTCGTTCCGGCGGTTCCGCTGCTCATCTGACATTCTGACTCCCTGTTCTGCTGCAAACGCAAAATGGCCACCCAGCTCTGGGTGGCCATTTTACTTAAGAGAAGTCCGGCGGTGTCCTACTCTCCCACAGGGTCCCCCCTGCAGTACCATCGGCGCTGTGAGGCTTAGCTTCCGGGTTCGGAATGTGACCGGGCGTTTCCCTCACGCTATGGCCGCCGTAACACTATTGACGTTTCGGCAACATCACTCGCGTGGAGTGTGTTGTTTGGTTCCGACCGTACGTCGAGAACCACAAAGTGGACGCGAACCTTCTCGCAGAAGGGTGGTGTTATCAAGTCATCGGCTTATTAGTACCAGTCAGCTGCACACGTTGCCGTGCTTCCACATCTGGCCTATCAACCCAGTCGTCTGGCTGGGAGCCTCTCACCCCGAGGGGTATGGAAGTCTCATCTTGAGGCCGGCTTCCCGCTTAGATGCTTTCAGCGGTTATCCATCCCGAACGTAGCTAACCAGCGGTGCTCCTGGCGGAACAACTGGCACACCAGAGGTTCGTCCAACCCGGTCCTCTCGTACTAGGGTCAGATCCTCTCAAACTTCCTACGCGCGCAGCGGATAGGGACCGAACTGTCTCACGACGTTCTAAACCCAGCTCGCGTACCGCTTTAATGGGCGAACAGCCCAACCCTTGGGACCTACTCCAGCCCCAGGATGCGACGAGCCGACATCGAGGTGCCAAACCATGCCGTCGATATGGACTCTTGGGCAAGATCAGCCTGTTATCCCCGAGGTACCTTTTATCCGTTGAGCGACAGCGCTTCCACAAGCCACTGCCGGATCACTAGTCCCGACTTTCGTCCCTGCTCGACCTGTCAGTCTCACAGTCAAGCTCCCTTGTGCACTTACACTCGCCACCTGATTGCCAACCAGGTTGAGGGAACCTTTGGGCGCCTCCGTTACTTTTTGGGAGGCAACCGCCCCAGTTAAACTACCCACCAGGCACTGTCCCTGAACCGGATCACGGTTCGAAGTTAGATATCCAATATGACCAGAGTGGTATTTCAACAATGACTCCACCGTAACTGGCGTCACGGTTTCACAGTCTCCCACCTATCCTACACAAGCCACACCGAACACCAATACCAAGCTGTAGTAAAGGTCACGGGGTCTTTCCGTCCTGCTGCGCGTAACGAGCATCTTTACTCGTAGTGCAATTTCGCCGAGTTCGCGGTTGAGACAGTTGGGAAGTCGTTACGCCATTCGTGCAGGTCGGAACTTACCCGACAAGGAATTTCGCTACCTTAGGATGGTTATAGTTACCACCGCCGTTTACTGGGGCTTAAATTCTCAGCTTCGCCTTGCGGCTAACCGGTCCTCTTAACCTTCCAGCACCGGGCAGGCGTCAGTCCGTATACATCGACTTGCGTC
It encodes:
- a CDS encoding HAD-IIA family hydrolase; amino-acid sequence: MGLFRRSKQASTPLTGRDAILADLDGVVYAGPHALPHAVDSLNRAAQSLRLGYITNNAARTDASVAEHLTGLGLTVAPDEVVTSPQAAMRLLATMVPAPATVLIVGGEGLVVEAQKAGYTVTRSAEDSPAAVVQGFSPEVAWTDLAEAAFALKVPEDEGGIPWISTNTDWTIPRERGVAPGNGTLVSAVHTAIGRLSTVAGKPETPIFEEAIARFGAQRPLFLGDRLDTDIMGAVRAGIDSALVLTGIDRPKHVLAAPQGSRPDYILADLRDLHEPYPQTVEKDGVFTVNDAAVRIDGADVQILAEGSSQIDLLRAGAATIWATGLAIYAFRVPEQLYADPFHRP